The DNA region GACCCTGGCGGTGGCGGGAGCCGGGATGACGCGCAGCGTGGCGCGCACGATCAGGCCGTACTGGCCGAGTCCGCCGAGGACGACGTCGAACAGGTCGCGGTTCTCCGTGCGGGAGCAGCCGACCAGCTCGCCGGTGCCGGTGACAACCTCCAGCGCGAGCACCGTGTCGACCTGCAGGCCGTGGTGAGAGGTGGCGCCGCCGATGCCGCCGACGGAGAGCGTGCCGCCGACGGACAGTCCTATGTAGTCGGTGGCGACCGGCGGGGTCACGCCCGCCGCGAGGGCCGCGGTGAACAGGGCCGACCAGGTGACCCCGGCGTCGACCACGGCGCGGTCGCGGCCGACCGAGTGGATCCTGGCCAGGGTGCGCGAGTCGATGACCACCCCGGCCTTGACCTGGGCCTGGCCGAACACCGAATGGCCTTGGCCGCGCACCGCGACCGACAGGCCGTTGGCGCAGGCGAACCGGACGATCTTCTGGATGTCGCGCACCGAGCCCGGACGCAGGACCGCGCGCGGGCGGTCGTGCACGATCTGGCCGTAGTCCTCGGCGGCCTCGGATAACGCGGCGTCGTCGGTGACGAGTTCGCCGTCGAGCGGCGGGACCCGGGTGCCGGTGGCGCCTTCGTCGGCCTGGGCCTGGCTGATCCAGCCGAGGCCCGCGGGGTCGAAGGCCACCACGGCTGTCGCCGCGCCGACCGCGAGGAACCCGCGCCGGTTGAGCCCAGGAAGACCGCTCTCTCGCATGTGGACGCTCCTCACCCTGAAGTGATCATGGTTGAGGCGTCACCTTATCGAGTGAATCAGGGTTCGCGTCGATAGCCGACGAGCTCAAGGTGAAGGCCGAACCCCAGCGCGGTGAACATCCGCTCGGAGGCGTCATTGCCCAGCGAGATCACCGCCGCGGCCTGCGGGCGCGGACCCTCTTTGGCCGCCAGCTCGCGCAGCAGCGCCCGGATCAGCGCGCGCCCGGTGCCCGCGCCGCGCATCTCGGGGTCGACGGCCACATAGTCGACATACAGCTCGTCGGGCTGGGCGTACCCGGCGGCGAAACCGAGCAGCCCGGTCGCGCCCGTCGCGACGACGATCGTATGGCCGCGCGCACCCTCCACGAGTTGGCGACCGGTGACCGTCGTGTTGGGAAAACAGCGCTCGTGCAGCTCGATCACTTGGGCCCGGACCTGCGGATCGGCGCCCAAAGGGCGCGCGGTGTCGGCGTCGTCCACGGCGGCCACGAGCACGGGCCGCAGCGCTGACCCGGTCAGGGTGAATACCCGGCTGGTCGCGCGCTGGGTGAAGCCGTGGCGGGCGGCGAAGTCGCCCAAGCGCCGGTTTCGGCGGTGGCCGAAGAGTTCGAGGTCGGTGATCCCGCTCAGCCTGGGCACGGCCATGGCCGCTTCCAGCAGCTCGTCGGCCACGTTGTGCCAGCACTGGCGGAAGGCGGGATGGTCGGCGGGCAGCTCGACGAACGGCCCGAACAGCCAGGCCCGGCCCACCTCGGCGTCGGCGTCCACGCTGATCACCCCGCGCGGGGTTCCGTCCTCGGCCACGGCCAGTACCGCGCCGGAGGCCCAGTCGGGCCGCAGACCCGCGAGTTCCTCGGCGATCTCGGCCGCGGAGGTCCCGTGGTAGCCGACGTGGTGGTCGGGGTCGGCCTGGAGGCGGACCACGAGTTCGACGACGGCGGCCAGGTCGTCGGGCCGGGCAGGGCGGATCGCATACATGAATGAATCGTGAATGGTCCGGCCCGGCCACCGCGACTGTATTTCGGGGGTGGCCGAATACGTCCCAATAGGATCATACTTTGCCCCAACCTGCGGAGTTCCCGTCACGGTCTTGAACCGGTCGGCGATTCCCAACCAAAACACCCTGTGTGCTCATCCAGAGAGGCCGAACGCCGATGGCTAGTTTCGACGCAAAGCGAGTAACCCCGATCGAGTGGGCGGGCATCGGCGCGGGCGCGCTCGCGCTCATCATCAGCTTCTTCCCGTTCTACTCGGTGTCGTACGACGGCCCCACCCTCGGCTTGGGCAGCCTCGGCGGCTCGGTCAGCGCATGGAGCTACGGCTTCGGCACCCTGTTCCCGATCCTGCTGCTCATCGCCGCGGCCGTGGTCGTGCTCCTGCCGCACCTGGGTACTCAGGTCCCGAACCGGACCCTCATCTGGCTGGGCCTCGCTGGGCTGGCCGTGGTGATCCTGCTCATCCAGTGGATCTCGTTCCCGAGCGGCAGCAGCTCGGTCGTGGGCGATGTGGGCATCAGCGCGGGCGCGGGCTTCGGCTTCTACATCGGCCTGCTCGCGGCGATCGCGTCCACGGTGGCCGCCTTCCTGACCTTCCAGGCCAGCAAGAAGGCTGTTCCGCCGCACGCCGCGTAAGCATCGTCCGGTCTCAGGCCGCCGGGTCCTCTTCGGACTCGGCGGCCTGTTCGATCTCGGCGTCGCGGTCGGCACGCCGCATGCGCTGGGAGATGACCTGGCTGATGCCGTCGCCGCGCATGCTCACGCCGTAGAGGGCGTCGGCGATCTCCATGGTCGGCTTCTGGTGGGTGATGATGATCAGCTGCGAACTGGCCCGCAGCTGCTCCAGCAGCCCGATGAGCCTGCGCATGTTGGTGTCGTCCAGCGCGGCCTCGACCTCGTCCATCACGTAGAACGGCGAGGGACGCGCGCGGAAGATGGCCACCAGCATGGCGACCGCGACCAGCGACTTCTCGCCGCCGGAGAGCAGTGACAGCCGCTTGACCTTCTTGCCGGGCGGGCGGGCCTCGACGTCGACGCCGGTGGTCAGCGGGTCGTCGGGCTCGGTGAGGATCATCCGGCCCTCGCCGCCGGGGAACAGCACGTCGAAGACGATCTCGAACTCGCGGGCGACGTCGGTGTAGGCCGAGGTGAAGACCTCCAGGATCTTCTCGTCGACCTCCTTGATGACCACCAGCAGGTCGCGCCGGGTCGCCTTGAGGTCCTCAAGCTGGGTGGAGAGGAACTTGTAGCGCTCCTCCAGCGCGGCGAACTCCTCCAGGGCCAGCGGGTTGACCTTGCCCAGCAGTGTCAGGTCGCGCTCGGCGCGCTTGGCGCGGCGGGCCTGGGTCTCGCGGTCGTACGGCGACGGCGGCGGCATGGTGACGTCCTCGCCGCGCTCCTTGGCCTCTTCGTACTCGGCCAGTTCGCCGGGGCTTGGCGGCACGGGCACGGTCGGCCCGTACTCGGCGACCAGGTCGTCGAGGCCGATGCCGAACTGCTCGGCGATGCGGGTCTCCAACTGCTCCAGCCGCAGCCGCTGCTCGGCGCGCAGCACCTCGTCGCGGTGCACGGCGTCGGTCAGCTTCTCCAACTCGGTCGACAACTCGCGGACCTTGCCGCGCACGTCGGCCAGGATCCGCTCCCGCTCGGCCCGCTGGGCCTGCACGACGTCACGTTCCTCGGCGGCGCGCAGCAGCGACAGCGCGATGCGCTCCAGTGCCAGCTCGCCGCCCTCGACCACGGCCTGGGCGACCGTCGCGCCACGCGCTCGGGCGGCCAGGGCCCTGGTCGCGCGCTCACGGGCCTCACGCTCGGCGCGCGCGGCGCGGCGCAGGCCGTCGGCCTTGCCCTGCAGGGCGCGGTGACGTTCCTCGGCGGTGCGCAGCGACAGGCGGGCTTCCATCTCCTCCTGGCGCGAGGTGGCCAGCGAGGCGGTGTACTCGTCGCGCTCGGCGGAGTCCGGCTCGTCCTCGACTTCCTGCTCCTGCACGACGACCAGGCGTTCCTCCAGGTCAGCGAGCTTCACCAGGGCCTCTTCGCGGGCCTGCTCGACCTTGGCGCGCTGCGTGGTCGCCCGCTCCACCTCGGCCTGGGCGCCGCGCAGTGCCTGGCGCAGCCGGTTGAGGCGCTCGGAGGACCGCGCGGCCCGGACCTTCGCCTCGTTCATCTCTTCCTTGATCGCGCCGACCTCGGCCCTGCGAGCCTGCTGCTCGGCGCGGGCGCCCTCCAGCGCGGCGGCGGAGTGCTCCACGGTCCGCTCGGCGGCGCCGAGCTTGGCGTTGGCCTCGTCCACGGCGGCCTGTACCTCGATGACGCTCTGCGCCCGTTCGGACCCGCCGACCGCCCAGTGCGCGCCCAGGACGTCGCCCTCGGCGGTCACGGCCCGCAGCTCGGGATACGCGCTGACCAGCGCCTGCGCGTCGGCCAGGGCGTCGACGACCGCGAGCTTGTCCAGCGCCCGGTGCACCGCGGGCAGCAGCGCGTCTGGCGCGCGGACCAGGTCGACGGCCCAGCGCGCGCCCGAAGGCAGCGACGGCCACGTCGAGCGGTTCGAGGACACCGCCGCGCCGCCGATGATCATCCCGGCCCGGCCGCCGTCGCCGGAGCGCAGCAGGCGCAGCGCGTCGACCGCGCCGGTCGGGTCGGCCACGGCCACCGCGTCGGCCACCGGGCCCAGCGCGGCGGCCAGCGCGGCCTCGGCCCCCGGCTCCACGGTCAGCAGCGCGGCCACGGAGCCCAGCAGGCCGGGCAGCCGGTCGGCGGCGGCGAGCAGCGCGCCAGCGCCGTCCTTGCGGGCCAGACCCATCGACAGCGCGTCGACCCTGGCCTTCCAGGACGCGATCTCGCGCTCGGCGGCGCGCTCGGCGGCGACCAGTTCCTCGACCCGGGCCTTGGCGGCGTCGTTGGCCTCGACGGCGTGGCGGTGCCGCTCGTCGAGCCCGGCGTCGTCGCCTTCCTCGGTGCCGGTGGCGGCCTGGCCCTCTTCGAGTTCCTGCGCGGCGAACTCGGCCCGCTCACTGGCCTCGGCCAGCGCGGTCGACAGCCGCTCGATCTCGTCGGCGGTGGCGTTGGTGTTGCTCCGCAGCGCCTCGACCTGGCCCGCGAGGCGGGCGAGCCCCTCGCGGCGGTCGGCGATGGCGCGGACGGCGGCCAGGTGGGCCTTCTCGGCGGCCTGCACGAGCCGCTCCAGCTCGGCGCGGCGTTCGGTGGACTCGGCCAGGGCGTAGCGGGCCTCGGCGACGGCCTCGAACAGCTCGGCCTCGCGCATCGCGGTGTGCTCGGCCTCCGCTTCCATCTCGTCGGGGTCGCGGCCACCGCGCGGGGCCTCGACAGCGGCGGACAGGTGGCGCGCGCGCTCGACGGCGAGCCGGACGGTGCCGCGCAGCCGCTCTTCGAGCGCGGAGAGCCGATACCAGGTCTCCTGGGCGGCGGCGAGCTTCGGCGCGTCGACCGCGAGGTGGTCCTCGAGCTCGGTCTGCCGGGCCTGGCCCAGCTCCAGCGCCTGCTCGACCTCGGCGCGCTTGCGGCGCGCGGTGGCCTCGTCGGCCTCCTCGCGGGCGATGTCCTCGCGCTGGGTGACCAGGTCGTCGGCGTGCAGGCGCAGCCGGGAGTCGCGCAGCTCGGACTGCACGGTCTGGGCCTTGCGGGCGATCTCGGCCTGCTTGCCCAGCGGTTTGAGCTGGCGACGCAGCTCGGCGGTGAGGTCGGTGAGGCGGGTGAGGTTGGCCTGCATCGCGTCGAGCTTGCGGATGGCCTTCTCTTTGCGCTTGCGGTGCTTGAGGACGCCTGCGGCCTCCTCGATGAACGCGCGGCGCTCCTCTGGCTTGGACTCCAGGATCGCGGCGAGCTGGCCCTGCCCGACGATGACGTGCATCTCGCGGCCGATGCCGGAGTCCGACAGCAGCTCCTGGACGTCCATCAGGCGGCAGCCGTTGCCGTTGATCTCGTACTCGCTGGCCCCGTCGCGGAACATCCGGCGGGTGATCGAGACCTCGTTGTACTCGATCGGCAGGGCGCCGTCGGCGTTGTCGATGGTGAGGGTGACCTCGGCGCGGCCCAGCGGCGCGCGGCCGGAGGTGCCCGCGAAGATGACGTCCTCCATCTTGCCGCCGCGCAGGCCCTTGGCGCTGCCCTCGCCCATGACCCAGCGCAGGGCGTCAAGGACGTTGGACTTGCCCGACCCGTTGGGACCGACGACGCAGGTGATGCCGGGCTCGAACTTCAGCGTCGTCGCCGAGGCGAAAGACTTGAAGCCCTTCAGCGTCAGGCTCTTGAGGTGCACGAGGCAGGCCCTTCCGAGTGCCGCCGACTCCTTGGTATCCGGAAGAGACTACCTGCGCGTATGCCTGGACCTGGGGAGGTGGGGGCTTGCCGCGCGTGTCAGGAGGGGGCGGCGACGCTGACCAAGATCCGGTTGTCGGCGGTCACGATGTCCACGGTGGCGATGTGGGCAAGATCGATCGACGTGCTCCCAGGGATGACCTCACCAGCGACGGGACTGGTCGACCACCAGCCCGCGGTCTCCTTGCTGCCGTCGCGCCCGCGCACCACGAGCTTGCACGGCTTGCCCGGCGGCACGTCGCGCATTGTGACCTTCACCTCGGTGCCCCATGGCCGGTCGATCAGCTCGACATCGACGCCGACGCCGCTGCCGGGATCGGTCGCCGACCAGCTCACCCCGGCGGGCTCGGCCGGGAGCTGCGACCGGACCACGAACACCACGCCCGCGCCCAGCGCGAGGACGGTGACCGCGGCCACAGCCAGCGCGGCGAGGCGGCGGCGCTTGCGGGGCTCGGGCTTTTCCCGGGGCAGTTCGAGGACCCTGGCGGGCTCGTCGGCGGGGCTCAGGTCCGGTTCTGGCAGGTCCTCGAAGTCGGCCAGTGTGATGCGGTGCAGCAGGCCCGGCAGCGGCGCAAGTCGCAGCAACTCGGCTCGGCAGGCGTCGCAGCCCGGCAGGTGGTGCTCGAACCCGGCCCGGTCGGCCGGGTCGAGCGCGCCGAGCACATAGGCCCCTACCGAAGTCAACTGAAGGCAACTCACGGCTCGGTCACCCCCCTTTCCTCCAGGGCGTCGCGCAGCGCCCGCAGCGCGTAGAACGTGCGGGACTTGACCGTTCCGGGCGGCACGCCGAGCACTTTGGCCGCCTCTGCCACGGTGCGCCTGCGGAAGTACAGCTCGGCGATGACGTTGCGGTGGTCGCGCGACAGTGCCCGCATCGCCTCGGCCACCTGCCAGCCCTGCAGCACCTGCTCGAAGTCGTCGGTGGGCCGGGCCCAGTCCGACTCGATGGGCACCTCGGCCACCCTGGCGCTCTGCTTGCGGTAGCCGGAGATCACCAGGTTCTTGGCCACCGTGTAGAGCCAAGGACCCGCGTGGTCGACATCGAGTTCGCCCGCGTGCTTCCAGGCGCGCAGCAATGTCTCCTGGACGATGTCCTCGGCGCGCTGGTGATCACCGCCCACCGAGCGCAGGACATAGCTGTGCAGCGGCCGCCGGTAGCGGCCGTACAGCTCGCGGACGAGTTCATCGTCCTGCCCCGGGGTGTCAGCCACGACCCTGCCTACGCGCCGACGTCGGAATCGGTTCACGGCTCACCGCTCGGCGAACCCCTCGACTCCCTTGACCGGACCCCACTGCTCGACCACGTGGTCGACGGTGCCCGGCGTGCGGCCCGACCGCAATGCCGCCAGGAGCCTGTCGCACAGATCACGTGCGCCCTCGGCGACCACCTCGACCCGGCCGTCGGGGGTGTTGCGGGCCCACCCGGCCAAGCCCAGTTCAAGGGCCCGCGCGCGCGTCCACCAGCGGAAACCGACGCCTTGGACCCGGCCGTGGACCCACGCGGTCAAGCGGACGGGGTCGCTCCGGTTCTCGCCAGGGTGCACGGGTGGGGGCATGGGGACATCCTGCCGGGTGGTAATTTGTCGCGCCGACACGGCCGAGTGGAGATTGGACCTGCATGTCAGAGCCAGAAGACCGGGTCGAGTTATCACCTGTGGACGACGAGCGCCCCGGCTTGCGCCGTGCGCCGTACGCGATCCTGGGGGTCTCGGGCGTGGTGCTCGCGACGGTGTTCGCCGCCGTCGCCGCCGTCGCCTCCCCGGAAACCGAGGACGCCGGGCCCGCCGCGCCCGCCACGGTCAAGGTGAGCTCGACGCGCCCCACGCCGTCCACGACCAGCGACGCCGCCACCACGGACCCGACGACGACCACGTCGGAGTCCACGACGTCGGAGACGACGACCACGACGACGGAGTCCGCGGACCCGACGACGACCACCACGACCAAGCGGCCGCGCCCGACGACGACCACCACGACGACACAGCCGACGCAGACTCAGCCGACGACGACTCAGCCGACGATCACCCGGCCGACGACAACTGAGCCGCCGGTTACCACCACGACCACGCCGCCGGTCACGACCACCACGGAACCCCCGCCTCCGTGACAGTAGGTTTCACCGTATAGGCGGACGGGTCACCCGTTAGTGGTAACTTGCGCGACCGTGACACACCGTCGTGGAGCCAACGCGTTAGTTCGGGCCGTGCTGGTCGCGCTCGCGGTGGGCGCGGGCACGGCCGGAGTCGCCAAAGTCATGTCCGGCCCGCCGATGATCGAGGGCAGTCCGGACCGCGTCGCCTTGGACGTGCCGACGAGCGTGCCGTCGCCGGTGCCCACCGCGGCCGCGACCAGGAGCGCGGCGGGCACCGTCGCGGGCACCTCCACGGCCGCGACGACGGCCACCAGCAGCATCGCGGCCACCACCACGACCACGACCGTCGCGCCCACTACGACGACCACGGACAAGAAGCCTCGGCCGACCACGACGACCGCGCCGCCGAACACGTCGGCCGCGGGCCAGGTCCAGTCGCTGGTCAACATCCAGCGGGCGCAGCGCGGCTGCGCGCCGGTCACCCTGGACAGCAGGCTCAACCGAGCCGCCCAGGACCACAGCGACGACATGTCGCGCAACGGCTATTTCTCCCACACCAGCCTCGACGGCCGCAGCTTCGTCGATCGCGCCGAGGACGCCGGTTACCCGAGTGCGGGCGCCGAGAACATCGCGCGCGGGCAGAGCTCGGCCCAGCAGGTCATGAACGCGTGGATGAACTCGTCCGGCCACCGCGCGAACATCCTCAACTGCTCGATGCGGACCATGGGCCTCGGCCTGGCCACGCGCGGCTACTACTGGACGCAGATGTTCGGGTACTGAACCCAAGCGGGAGCGGGCCCCCGATGCCCGCTCCCACCCGGGTTCCTACTTCGTCGGCGTGACCGATATGGCAGGCGAGGTCGCCGACACGCTGGGTGACACCGCCGACCCGGACACCGACGGGGGACCCGACGTGACCGACGGGGACGTCGAACCGCCCGGCGCCAGCGGGACGAACGGCATGTCCGTGCGCGTCTCGCAGTAGCCGTTGACATAGACGACCCGCGGCACTGGCAACCTGTTGCGAATCCTGGGCGACGGGTCGACCTTGCCGCACGACTCGTGGTCGACGGTGATCGGTGTGCCGGTCTCGTCGTAGAGGTAGAACTCCTCGATCGGCCTGCCGTCGGCGCCCACCGCGTACACATTGGACAGTCGGTTTCCGCCGTAGACCAGCCCGCCGCCGGTGTACCCCTGGTAGTCGGCGACAGGACCGCCGCCCCGGTTGGAATCGGCCACGCCGATGGCCAGCGCCAGCGCGGCGCCGATGACGAAAGCGTTGGCGGGCACCGTGATCGCCAGCAGCCTGCGGTTGGTCGCGGTCCGGCCCGCCGTCCACAGCAGACCGCCCGCGACGACCAGAACGAAGACCGCGAGCCCAGGCGCCCGGTCGATCGCGGCGAGGAAAGCCAGTACCAGCACGATGATCCGCGCCAGCGCCCACGCGGGCCGCAGCGACCGCACATACGCGAGCGCGTCGGGCTGGAACATCGCGGCCATGGAGTCACCGATCCGCCGGGCGCGGCGGTACTCGGGCAGGTCGGCGATGTCCGACCGGTTCACCCGTTCGGCCAGGACCAGCCACAGCGCGGGTCCGAACAGCGGCAGACACAGCGCGAACACCACCAGCGGCTCGGCGGCGCGATTCATCAGCGCGACGAGCCCGATGAAAGCCGCGAGGACCGCCGTCAGTCCGACGATCCAGAACACGAACCGCCCTAGTCCGCCATGACTGACCGCGGTCGGTGGTGTCGCGACCGGCGGATAGCCGCCCGCGGCCCGCAGTTCAGCGGCATAGTCCTCGGGCGAGCCCAGCCGGTCGACCGGGTCGCCCGGTTCCCCGAAGACCTCGGTGACGTGCGGCTCGATGTCCTCGAGCACCTCGGCCAGTTCGTCGGCGGGCAGGTCCGCCAGCGCGGTCCGGACCCGGGCCAGGTAGTCATCGAGCCCCGGGTGAATGTCGGTGTCGCTGTTCACGCCGCCGCCCCCTTCAGAATGTCGTCCAACGTCCTCGCGAACGCGCGCCACGCGTCCTCCGACTCCACCAACCGCGCCCGCCCGGACTCGTTGAGCCCGTAGTACTTGCGGTGCGGCCCCTCGTCGCTCGGCACCACATACGAAGTCAGGTACCCGGCCCGATAGAGCCGCCGCAACGTCCCGTACACCGACGCGTCCCCGACCTCTTCCATGCCCCCACCGCGCAGGCGTCTGAGGACGTCGTAGCCGTAGCCGTCCTCGTTCCGCAGCACAGCGAGCACGGCGAGGTCGAGCACGCCTTTGAGCAATTGACTCGTGTCCACCCGCACCCCTCCCGGTATCGCGCTAGGAACACTATTGCGTAATGCGTAGTAGCGCGCAAGGCCGAAACTGGAGGTTGAACGCGTTTGACGTCCTCCCCGGTGGAGGTTCTAGGCTGGGATCAGCACTTAAGGGGAAGCATCATGCCTGTTCA from Alloactinosynnema sp. L-07 includes:
- a CDS encoding FAD-binding protein → MRESGLPGLNRRGFLAVGAATAVVAFDPAGLGWISQAQADEGATGTRVPPLDGELVTDDAALSEAAEDYGQIVHDRPRAVLRPGSVRDIQKIVRFACANGLSVAVRGQGHSVFGQAQVKAGVVIDSRTLARIHSVGRDRAVVDAGVTWSALFTAALAAGVTPPVATDYIGLSVGGTLSVGGIGGATSHHGLQVDTVLALEVVTGTGELVGCSRTENRDLFDVVLGGLGQYGLIVRATLRVIPAPATARVYRLSYTDLTDLTAAQRTALADGRFSYLEGQVAPTETGWGYVLEGVAYFSGQSPDDATLLRGLPAPAATDIAELPYFAWLDRLTALVDQLRPLRFPNPWLNLFLPDAVTDRYVADLLADLSPADVGGPILLYPVPRRRLTRPLVAVPDSDVVFLLSVLRVVAPPNPDTVNRLIADNRAAYVDAVALGATQYPIGAIPVSPAEWAAHYGAQYPRARRAKARFDPHGVLTPGQKIFP
- a CDS encoding CAP domain-containing protein, producing the protein MTHRRGANALVRAVLVALAVGAGTAGVAKVMSGPPMIEGSPDRVALDVPTSVPSPVPTAAATRSAAGTVAGTSTAATTATSSIAATTTTTTVAPTTTTTDKKPRPTTTTAPPNTSAAGQVQSLVNIQRAQRGCAPVTLDSRLNRAAQDHSDDMSRNGYFSHTSLDGRSFVDRAEDAGYPSAGAENIARGQSSAQQVMNAWMNSSGHRANILNCSMRTMGLGLATRGYYWTQMFGY
- a CDS encoding GNAT family N-acetyltransferase, whose protein sequence is MYAIRPARPDDLAAVVELVVRLQADPDHHVGYHGTSAAEIAEELAGLRPDWASGAVLAVAEDGTPRGVISVDADAEVGRAWLFGPFVELPADHPAFRQCWHNVADELLEAAMAVPRLSGITDLELFGHRRNRRLGDFAARHGFTQRATSRVFTLTGSALRPVLVAAVDDADTARPLGADPQVRAQVIELHERCFPNTTVTGRQLVEGARGHTIVVATGATGLLGFAAGYAQPDELYVDYVAVDPEMRGAGTGRALIRALLRELAAKEGPRPQAAAVISLGNDASERMFTALGFGLHLELVGYRREP
- the smc gene encoding chromosome segregation protein SMC is translated as MHLKSLTLKGFKSFASATTLKFEPGITCVVGPNGSGKSNVLDALRWVMGEGSAKGLRGGKMEDVIFAGTSGRAPLGRAEVTLTIDNADGALPIEYNEVSITRRMFRDGASEYEINGNGCRLMDVQELLSDSGIGREMHVIVGQGQLAAILESKPEERRAFIEEAAGVLKHRKRKEKAIRKLDAMQANLTRLTDLTAELRRQLKPLGKQAEIARKAQTVQSELRDSRLRLHADDLVTQREDIAREEADEATARRKRAEVEQALELGQARQTELEDHLAVDAPKLAAAQETWYRLSALEERLRGTVRLAVERARHLSAAVEAPRGGRDPDEMEAEAEHTAMREAELFEAVAEARYALAESTERRAELERLVQAAEKAHLAAVRAIADRREGLARLAGQVEALRSNTNATADEIERLSTALAEASERAEFAAQELEEGQAATGTEEGDDAGLDERHRHAVEANDAAKARVEELVAAERAAEREIASWKARVDALSMGLARKDGAGALLAAADRLPGLLGSVAALLTVEPGAEAALAAALGPVADAVAVADPTGAVDALRLLRSGDGGRAGMIIGGAAVSSNRSTWPSLPSGARWAVDLVRAPDALLPAVHRALDKLAVVDALADAQALVSAYPELRAVTAEGDVLGAHWAVGGSERAQSVIEVQAAVDEANAKLGAAERTVEHSAAALEGARAEQQARRAEVGAIKEEMNEAKVRAARSSERLNRLRQALRGAQAEVERATTQRAKVEQAREEALVKLADLEERLVVVQEQEVEDEPDSAERDEYTASLATSRQEEMEARLSLRTAEERHRALQGKADGLRRAARAEREARERATRALAARARGATVAQAVVEGGELALERIALSLLRAAEERDVVQAQRAERERILADVRGKVRELSTELEKLTDAVHRDEVLRAEQRLRLEQLETRIAEQFGIGLDDLVAEYGPTVPVPPSPGELAEYEEAKERGEDVTMPPPSPYDRETQARRAKRAERDLTLLGKVNPLALEEFAALEERYKFLSTQLEDLKATRRDLLVVIKEVDEKILEVFTSAYTDVAREFEIVFDVLFPGGEGRMILTEPDDPLTTGVDVEARPPGKKVKRLSLLSGGEKSLVAVAMLVAIFRARPSPFYVMDEVEAALDDTNMRRLIGLLEQLRASSQLIIITHQKPTMEIADALYGVSMRGDGISQVISQRMRRADRDAEIEQAAESEEDPAA
- a CDS encoding sigma-70 family RNA polymerase sigma factor, producing the protein MADTPGQDDELVRELYGRYRRPLHSYVLRSVGGDHQRAEDIVQETLLRAWKHAGELDVDHAGPWLYTVAKNLVISGYRKQSARVAEVPIESDWARPTDDFEQVLQGWQVAEAMRALSRDHRNVIAELYFRRRTVAEAAKVLGVPPGTVKSRTFYALRALRDALEERGVTEP
- a CDS encoding DUF1700 domain-containing protein; translation: MNSDTDIHPGLDDYLARVRTALADLPADELAEVLEDIEPHVTEVFGEPGDPVDRLGSPEDYAAELRAAGGYPPVATPPTAVSHGGLGRFVFWIVGLTAVLAAFIGLVALMNRAAEPLVVFALCLPLFGPALWLVLAERVNRSDIADLPEYRRARRIGDSMAAMFQPDALAYVRSLRPAWALARIIVLVLAFLAAIDRAPGLAVFVLVVAGGLLWTAGRTATNRRLLAITVPANAFVIGAALALAIGVADSNRGGGPVADYQGYTGGGLVYGGNRLSNVYAVGADGRPIEEFYLYDETGTPITVDHESCGKVDPSPRIRNRLPVPRVVYVNGYCETRTDMPFVPLAPGGSTSPSVTSGPPSVSGSAVSPSVSATSPAISVTPTK
- a CDS encoding acylphosphatase, whose product is MPPPVHPGENRSDPVRLTAWVHGRVQGVGFRWWTRARALELGLAGWARNTPDGRVEVVAEGARDLCDRLLAALRSGRTPGTVDHVVEQWGPVKGVEGFAER
- a CDS encoding PadR family transcriptional regulator, which codes for MDTSQLLKGVLDLAVLAVLRNEDGYGYDVLRRLRGGGMEEVGDASVYGTLRRLYRAGYLTSYVVPSDEGPHRKYYGLNESGRARLVESEDAWRAFARTLDDILKGAAA
- a CDS encoding anti-sigma factor, whose translation is MTSVGAYVLGALDPADRAGFEHHLPGCDACRAELLRLAPLPGLLHRITLADFEDLPEPDLSPADEPARVLELPREKPEPRKRRRLAALAVAAVTVLALGAGVVFVVRSQLPAEPAGVSWSATDPGSGVGVDVELIDRPWGTEVKVTMRDVPPGKPCKLVVRGRDGSKETAGWWSTSPVAGEVIPGSTSIDLAHIATVDIVTADNRILVSVAAPS